From Alienimonas californiensis, a single genomic window includes:
- a CDS encoding secretin N-terminal domain-containing protein, with translation MSRSIASPPRLHPVGSGRRVLWAATIALLCAGPAFAQRGGPGGGRGPGGPPDLFENEGFREEVGLSADQIEKLRELREASREGLDREKIGEMFRNATTDEERQKVREQMSEQFRAAEEKFQEQSKEVFTDEQRERYQQIQVRQRGVSGAIESDDLAAELKLTDEQRDAMREIRDAEFAKLRESGDWAKFRDPEFRQQLEEKMLEKVSDEQRNAYQQKIGPAPSYDLFNRGDRRGAGGPQTVTGQEFGALREFDTAVPEGATATIDFGRGRRREMDQTEIEASVETATAMSDVAEAAGADAVVPAAVADAIEEPTAAENTMSFNFRYAPWEPVLREFAQFAGLTLDPGPVPPGTFNYFDDGEYTPTEALDILNGYLLQRGYVLVRRDRFLICANIDEGIPPNLVPDVALEDLPDRGDNELVRVVIPLKGSDSKTAVQEIEPFLGPQGTAASLTAMNSVVVRDIGGNVRRIAALLGQLGQEIVFEQVPLKHLDAYDAAMAVRTQLGMESSNSRDRRGGSSNENQEISVAADERTQTLLITARPEKILLVKEILKAVDVSEDADGNPIAYASSRPVFRSYPLQSADPDDVRDTIVSLFPDAMVNEDDRGRAVHINAAPGQQERIAEIVQQIDGNVRAETQSVVIPLSRLDPLSVTLTLNNMFIAEGEKAPVVEPDPLGRRLLVRATPDQVSEIKGLLLQLGEDGTGARAAGGSLRTISLGGRDPERMVPLLQQMWEIRDPTPIRIVTPSAPNAVERRGAPASRTEKPVPQEEARLDDPFSVLGGPSFSLPQDDPAAPQSGDAAAPASEPAAPAPATPTPAAAESGESLEDALNAAAGNASADVPPADPNAPVTMTVLDGQLVLYSEDEEKLNELEDLVARLGSLIPPDDGWNVFYLVNADATATAETLEQLIPSASVAGVGSDGTMMGTMASGLSSFGGSLMDVAGVSSLGGPTSLKIVPDVRANALYVQGPRTGVRQVEQLLTVLDADSRPDNARERLPRTIPVQYADVNEVAEIVREVFKEQTSEGMAAQMASRSRGGGSSRGGGDSNPLAMLMGGMAGGGDAASVQLSIGVDTRTSRLVVSAPESLFQQVEDLVQDLDLAAKDAERGVQFMTLRDADPTSVTAALSSMMPRVSGGGGSVVRSPRSTGGGGSTPSPRSDDNGGGTDAAARALMFQQMMQNRGGGDGGRGAFGGRGGGDAGGGRGDAGGGRGDAGGGGQTRGGRGGR, from the coding sequence ATGTCCCGCTCGATTGCGTCTCCGCCGCGTCTCCACCCCGTCGGTTCCGGCCGTCGCGTGTTGTGGGCGGCGACGATCGCGCTGCTGTGCGCCGGTCCCGCCTTTGCACAGCGGGGCGGTCCGGGCGGCGGTCGCGGTCCCGGCGGCCCGCCGGACCTGTTTGAAAACGAGGGCTTTCGGGAAGAAGTCGGGCTCTCGGCGGATCAGATCGAGAAGCTCCGCGAGCTGCGCGAGGCCTCCCGCGAGGGACTCGACCGGGAAAAGATCGGCGAGATGTTCCGCAACGCCACGACCGACGAGGAGCGGCAGAAGGTCCGCGAGCAGATGTCCGAACAGTTCCGAGCCGCGGAGGAGAAGTTCCAGGAGCAGTCCAAGGAGGTCTTCACTGACGAACAGCGGGAGCGGTACCAGCAGATTCAGGTCCGCCAGCGGGGCGTCTCCGGCGCGATCGAGAGCGACGACCTCGCCGCCGAACTCAAACTGACCGACGAGCAGCGCGACGCCATGCGGGAGATCCGCGACGCGGAGTTCGCCAAGCTGCGGGAGAGCGGCGACTGGGCGAAGTTCCGCGACCCGGAGTTCCGCCAGCAGTTGGAGGAAAAGATGCTGGAAAAGGTCTCCGACGAGCAGCGGAACGCCTACCAACAAAAGATCGGCCCGGCGCCCTCCTACGACCTGTTCAACCGCGGCGACCGTCGCGGCGCCGGCGGGCCGCAGACCGTGACCGGCCAAGAGTTCGGGGCACTGCGTGAGTTCGACACCGCCGTGCCGGAGGGCGCCACCGCCACCATCGACTTCGGTCGCGGCCGGCGGAGGGAAATGGACCAGACGGAGATCGAGGCCAGCGTCGAGACGGCCACCGCGATGTCGGATGTGGCCGAAGCCGCCGGCGCTGACGCGGTCGTTCCCGCGGCGGTCGCTGACGCGATCGAGGAGCCGACGGCCGCCGAGAACACCATGAGCTTCAACTTTCGCTACGCCCCTTGGGAGCCGGTGTTGCGGGAGTTCGCCCAGTTCGCCGGGCTGACGCTCGACCCCGGGCCGGTCCCGCCGGGCACCTTCAACTACTTCGACGACGGCGAATACACGCCGACCGAGGCGCTGGACATCCTCAACGGCTACCTGCTCCAGCGGGGCTACGTGCTGGTCCGCCGGGACCGGTTCCTGATCTGCGCCAACATCGACGAGGGCATCCCGCCGAACCTCGTGCCGGACGTGGCCCTGGAGGACCTGCCGGATCGGGGCGACAACGAACTGGTGCGCGTCGTGATCCCGCTGAAGGGGAGCGACTCCAAAACCGCCGTGCAGGAGATCGAGCCGTTCCTCGGCCCGCAGGGGACTGCGGCGTCGCTGACGGCGATGAACAGCGTCGTGGTGCGGGACATCGGCGGGAACGTCCGCCGGATCGCCGCCCTGCTGGGCCAACTCGGGCAGGAGATCGTGTTCGAACAGGTCCCCCTGAAACACTTGGACGCCTACGACGCCGCGATGGCCGTGCGGACGCAACTCGGGATGGAGAGCAGTAACAGCCGCGACCGCCGCGGCGGAAGCAGCAACGAGAACCAGGAAATCTCCGTCGCCGCCGACGAGCGGACGCAGACCCTGCTGATCACCGCCCGGCCGGAGAAGATCCTGCTGGTGAAGGAAATCCTCAAGGCGGTGGACGTCTCCGAGGACGCCGACGGCAACCCGATTGCCTACGCCTCCAGCCGGCCGGTGTTTCGCTCCTACCCCCTCCAATCCGCGGACCCGGACGACGTGCGGGACACGATCGTCAGCCTGTTCCCGGACGCGATGGTGAACGAGGACGACCGCGGCCGGGCCGTGCACATCAACGCAGCGCCGGGCCAGCAGGAACGGATCGCGGAGATCGTCCAGCAGATCGACGGCAACGTGCGGGCGGAGACGCAGTCGGTCGTCATTCCGCTCTCCCGGCTCGACCCGTTGAGCGTCACGCTGACCCTCAACAACATGTTCATCGCCGAGGGCGAGAAGGCCCCGGTCGTGGAACCGGACCCGCTCGGCCGGCGTTTGCTGGTGCGGGCGACGCCGGATCAGGTGTCGGAGATCAAAGGACTCCTCCTGCAACTGGGCGAGGACGGCACGGGCGCGCGGGCCGCGGGCGGTTCGCTGCGGACGATTTCGCTGGGCGGCCGCGACCCGGAGCGGATGGTCCCGCTGCTTCAGCAGATGTGGGAGATTCGCGATCCCACGCCGATTCGCATCGTCACGCCCTCGGCCCCCAACGCGGTCGAGCGTCGCGGCGCCCCCGCGTCCCGCACAGAGAAGCCGGTCCCGCAGGAAGAGGCCCGGCTGGACGATCCGTTCAGCGTCCTCGGCGGACCGAGTTTCTCCCTCCCGCAGGACGACCCGGCCGCCCCGCAGAGCGGAGACGCTGCCGCCCCCGCGTCGGAACCGGCGGCCCCGGCTCCGGCCACCCCGACTCCGGCGGCCGCTGAGTCGGGCGAAAGCCTCGAAGACGCCCTGAACGCGGCCGCGGGGAACGCCTCCGCCGACGTGCCGCCCGCCGACCCGAACGCCCCCGTGACGATGACGGTGCTGGACGGGCAGCTCGTGCTGTACTCGGAGGACGAGGAAAAATTAAACGAACTGGAGGACCTGGTCGCCCGGCTCGGGTCGCTGATCCCGCCGGACGACGGCTGGAACGTGTTCTACTTGGTAAACGCCGACGCCACGGCGACGGCGGAGACGCTGGAACAACTGATCCCCTCGGCGAGCGTCGCCGGCGTCGGCAGCGACGGCACGATGATGGGCACGATGGCCTCCGGCCTGTCCTCGTTCGGCGGCAGCCTGATGGACGTCGCCGGCGTCAGTTCGCTCGGCGGACCGACCAGCTTGAAGATCGTCCCGGACGTCCGCGCCAACGCCCTCTACGTGCAGGGCCCCCGGACCGGCGTGCGGCAGGTCGAGCAGTTACTGACCGTGCTGGACGCCGACAGCCGCCCGGATAACGCCCGAGAGCGCCTGCCCCGGACGATCCCCGTGCAATACGCGGACGTCAACGAGGTCGCTGAGATCGTCCGCGAGGTCTTTAAAGAGCAAACCTCCGAAGGAATGGCCGCCCAGATGGCCTCCCGCAGCCGCGGCGGCGGGAGCAGCCGCGGCGGCGGCGACAGCAACCCGCTCGCCATGCTCATGGGAGGGATGGCCGGGGGCGGGGACGCCGCCTCGGTCCAGCTTTCCATCGGCGTGGACACCCGCACGAGTCGCCTGGTCGTGTCCGCCCCGGAGAGCCTGTTCCAGCAGGTGGAGGACCTCGTCCAAGACTTAGACCTGGCCGCGAAGGACGCCGAACGCGGCGTGCAGTTCATGACGCTCCGCGACGCCGATCCGACCAGCGTCACCGCCGCCCTCAGTTCGATGATGCCCCGTGTCAGCGGCGGCGGCGGGTCGGTGGTGCGGTCTCCGCGGAGCACCGGCGGCGGCGGTTCGACGCCGTCCCCCCGCTCGGACGACAATGGCGGGGGCACCGACGCCGCCGCCCGTGCGTTGATGTTTCAACAGATGATGCAGAACCGCGGCGGCGGCGACGGCGGCCGCGGGGCATTCGGCGGACGCGGTGGCGGCGACGCGGGCGGCGGACGGGGCGACGCCGGCGGCGGTCGCGGCGATGCGGGCGGCGGCGGCCAGACCCGCGGCGGCCGCGGGGGGCGGTGA
- a CDS encoding type II secretion system F family protein, translating into MPDFAYTARDASGAALTGTISAAGERDALTTLAGRGLFPLSVELNDAARTKAKAGTKRVGGKHLASFYSQLSDLLKSGVPLLRSLELLERKSTAPALQSVLEDVRTEVADGNRLADAMRRHPKAFSELAVSMITAGEEGGFLEDVLKRIASFTEHQQELRGRVVGAMVYPLFLLVMGSGIVIAMITFFVPNFAPIFERMAESGELPAATSLLMAASDILRSQWAIVIAAAVAGGLYFLVRYVRETEEGRLKWDQVRLFGLKVGKKEVGFGPIARNLAIARFCRILGTLLNNGVPILQSLRIAKDATGNRVLSAAIEQASESITAGRSIAGPLAASGQFPEEVTEMIAVGEEANNLEQVLIDIADATERNTARQLDLFVRLLEPIMLTVMAGAILFLCIALMLPILKSSGIA; encoded by the coding sequence TTGCCTGACTTCGCCTACACCGCCCGGGACGCCTCCGGGGCGGCCCTGACCGGGACGATCTCCGCCGCGGGGGAGCGGGATGCGCTGACCACGCTGGCCGGGCGAGGGCTGTTCCCGCTGTCGGTCGAGCTGAACGACGCCGCCCGCACCAAGGCCAAGGCCGGGACGAAGCGGGTCGGCGGAAAGCACCTAGCCTCCTTTTATTCGCAACTGTCCGACCTGCTGAAGAGCGGCGTGCCGCTGCTGCGCAGCCTGGAACTGCTGGAGCGGAAAAGCACTGCCCCCGCGCTGCAAAGCGTGCTGGAGGACGTCCGCACGGAGGTCGCGGACGGCAACCGCCTCGCCGACGCCATGCGGCGCCATCCCAAGGCGTTCAGCGAGCTGGCCGTCAGCATGATCACCGCCGGGGAGGAGGGCGGGTTCCTCGAGGACGTGCTGAAGCGCATCGCCTCCTTTACGGAACACCAGCAGGAACTCCGCGGGCGGGTGGTCGGGGCGATGGTCTACCCGTTGTTCCTGCTGGTCATGGGCAGCGGCATCGTGATCGCCATGATCACGTTCTTCGTGCCCAACTTCGCCCCGATCTTCGAACGGATGGCCGAGAGCGGGGAACTGCCCGCGGCGACCAGTCTGCTGATGGCGGCCAGCGACATCCTGCGGAGCCAGTGGGCGATCGTGATCGCCGCCGCGGTCGCCGGCGGGCTCTACTTCCTCGTCCGCTACGTCCGCGAGACGGAGGAGGGCCGGCTCAAGTGGGACCAGGTGCGGCTGTTCGGCCTGAAAGTGGGGAAGAAGGAGGTCGGCTTCGGCCCCATCGCCCGCAATCTGGCGATCGCCCGGTTCTGCCGGATCCTCGGCACCCTGCTGAACAACGGGGTGCCCATCCTGCAGAGCCTGCGGATCGCCAAGGACGCCACCGGCAACCGGGTGCTGTCCGCGGCGATCGAGCAGGCCTCCGAGAGCATCACCGCCGGCCGCAGCATCGCCGGCCCGCTGGCCGCTTCGGGGCAGTTCCCGGAAGAGGTCACGGAGATGATCGCCGTCGGCGAGGAGGCGAACAATCTGGAGCAGGTCCTGATCGACATCGCCGACGCCACCGAGCGGAACACCGCCCGCCAGCTGGACCTGTTCGTCCGGCTGCTCGAACCCATCATGCTGACGGTCATGGCCGGGGCGATCCTGTTCCTGTGCATCGCCCTGATGCTGCCGATCCTCAAGAGCAGCGGCATCGCCTGA
- a CDS encoding GspE/PulE family protein: MDLGAMLARRGLLTSDQLAAARAGRNGRRVDQAAVDLGMLSEQAALAAIGDELGYPYVDLKDFEIEEGLLARFPAAPIFRHTLLPLHERDGRVVVATSDPFDLEGLDELSSLSGLSLIPALSRRDDIAGLIKAHLGVGGDTVSALVARREEEGVELLEELGEDLGEEAEEAQAASVIKLVNELLVEALNKGASDIHVEPAERGLTIRFRVDGVLRIQPMPPEIVHFQNAMITRLKIMSRLNIAEKRRPQDGRIQLRVKGREIDVRVSIIPMIHGEGIVMRLLDKSRMTFNLKNVGMPPNVIEPFRLACTQPNGIILVTGPTGSGKSSTLYSALNEIKSPEVKIITVEDPVEYQSDGISQIQVHSKVGLTFAAGLRSILRHDPDVVLIGEIRDGETAQAAIQASLTGHLVFSTLHTNDAPGSFTRLIDMGVESYLVASTVEAILAQRLVRKLCVDCKREYDFNPRDMPPGVKGEPPATLFKAVGCRACGETGYRGRTGIFELLISDDELRQMVAENAPSDAIRRHGRSKGMTTLRDSGWQRCLSGETSVEEIVRVTKGDMD; the protein is encoded by the coding sequence ATGGACCTTGGCGCCATGCTCGCCCGTCGCGGGCTCCTCACCTCCGACCAACTGGCAGCCGCCCGTGCGGGCCGGAATGGCCGACGGGTCGATCAGGCCGCGGTGGACCTCGGCATGCTCTCCGAACAGGCCGCGCTCGCGGCCATCGGGGACGAACTGGGTTATCCCTACGTCGATCTGAAGGATTTCGAGATCGAGGAGGGGCTGCTGGCGCGGTTCCCCGCCGCCCCGATCTTTCGCCACACGCTCCTCCCGCTGCACGAGCGGGACGGCCGGGTGGTCGTCGCCACCAGCGACCCGTTCGATCTGGAAGGGTTGGACGAACTCAGTTCGCTCTCCGGCCTCAGCCTGATCCCGGCGCTCTCCCGCCGGGACGACATCGCCGGGCTCATCAAGGCGCACCTCGGCGTCGGCGGCGACACCGTCAGCGCGCTGGTGGCCCGGCGGGAGGAGGAGGGCGTCGAACTGCTGGAGGAGTTGGGCGAGGACCTCGGCGAGGAGGCCGAGGAGGCCCAGGCCGCCAGCGTGATCAAGCTGGTCAACGAACTGCTGGTCGAGGCACTGAATAAAGGCGCCTCCGACATTCACGTCGAACCGGCGGAGCGGGGGCTGACGATCCGCTTCCGGGTGGACGGCGTGCTGCGCATCCAGCCGATGCCGCCGGAGATCGTGCACTTTCAGAACGCGATGATCACGCGTCTGAAAATCATGTCGCGGCTGAACATCGCGGAGAAACGGCGTCCGCAGGACGGCCGCATCCAGCTGCGGGTGAAGGGCCGGGAGATCGACGTTCGCGTCTCGATCATCCCCATGATTCACGGCGAGGGCATCGTCATGCGTCTGCTCGACAAGAGCCGCATGACGTTCAACCTCAAGAACGTCGGCATGCCGCCGAACGTCATCGAGCCGTTCCGCCTCGCCTGCACGCAGCCCAACGGCATCATCCTCGTCACCGGGCCGACCGGGTCCGGTAAGTCGTCGACGCTGTATTCGGCGTTGAACGAGATTAAATCCCCGGAGGTGAAGATCATCACCGTCGAGGACCCGGTCGAATATCAGTCCGACGGTATCAGCCAGATTCAGGTGCATTCCAAGGTCGGGCTGACCTTCGCCGCGGGGCTGCGTTCGATTCTGCGGCACGACCCGGACGTGGTGCTGATCGGCGAGATCCGCGACGGCGAAACCGCCCAGGCGGCGATTCAGGCGAGCCTCACCGGGCACCTCGTGTTCAGCACGTTGCACACGAACGACGCGCCAGGGTCGTTCACCCGCCTCATCGATATGGGCGTGGAAAGCTACCTCGTCGCCAGTACCGTCGAGGCGATCCTCGCCCAGCGGCTGGTCCGCAAACTCTGCGTGGACTGCAAGCGGGAGTACGACTTCAATCCCCGCGACATGCCCCCCGGCGTGAAGGGCGAACCGCCCGCGACGCTGTTCAAAGCGGTGGGCTGTCGGGCCTGCGGCGAGACCGGCTATCGCGGCCGGACGGGTATCTTCGAACTGCTGATCTCCGACGACGAACTCCGGCAGATGGTCGCGGAGAACGCCCCCTCGGACGCCATCCGCCGGCACGGCCGGTCGAAGGGCATGACGACCCTCCGCGACAGCGGTTGGCAACGCTGCCTCAGCGGCGAAACCAGCGTCGAAGAGATCGTCCGGGTCACCAAGGGAGACATGGATTGA